In a genomic window of Aggregatimonas sangjinii:
- a CDS encoding DUF4870 domain-containing protein gives MTDTITKHERNLSALIHASTFSRFFIPFGNFIVPLVLWTANKNDYKFVDHNGKQALNFQISMFLYSIILGIISIPFFVGFFPDLFNFGHFGFEGLSNFNNLNINFNSDDFQFGKWLLPVGIAGLMKFALVIVNIVYTILATIKTNEGETFTYPITVKFIK, from the coding sequence ATGACAGATACCATTACAAAACACGAGCGAAATTTATCGGCTTTAATACACGCCTCTACCTTTTCAAGGTTTTTTATTCCTTTCGGGAATTTTATAGTGCCACTGGTACTTTGGACGGCGAACAAAAACGATTATAAATTTGTTGACCACAACGGAAAACAAGCCCTGAATTTTCAGATCAGCATGTTTCTCTATTCCATCATCCTCGGTATTATCAGCATTCCGTTTTTCGTAGGTTTCTTTCCGGATCTTTTCAATTTCGGCCATTTTGGATTTGAAGGATTGAGCAATTTTAACAATCTGAACATTAATTTCAATAGCGACGATTTTCAGTTCGGCAAATGGTTGCTTCCAGTAGGGATAGCAGGCCTCATGAAATTCGCTTTGGTCATCGTCAATATCGTGTATACCATTCTTGCGACCATCAAAACAAACGAAGGGGAAACCTTTACCTACCCCATCACCGTAAAATTCATTAAATAA
- a CDS encoding PadR family transcriptional regulator produces MNVENTKAQMRKGVLEYCILSILNGKDKYASEILGTLKDAKMLVVEGTIYPLLTRLKNAGLLNYRWEESTSGPPRKYYTLTETGKLFLKELDTTWDELRSATNLVTQNK; encoded by the coding sequence ATGAACGTAGAAAACACAAAAGCACAAATGCGCAAAGGAGTGCTGGAGTACTGCATCCTCTCTATTCTGAATGGAAAGGACAAGTATGCCTCCGAAATCCTGGGCACGCTAAAAGATGCGAAAATGCTCGTTGTAGAGGGTACCATTTATCCCCTACTGACCCGATTGAAAAATGCCGGGTTGTTGAATTACCGGTGGGAAGAATCTACCTCGGGACCACCACGAAAGTATTACACGCTTACAGAAACCGGTAAACTTTTTCTAAAGGAGCTCGACACGACTTGGGACGAATTGCGCAGTGCAACGAATCTGGTAACACAAAATAAATAG
- a CDS encoding LytR/AlgR family response regulator transcription factor, whose protein sequence is MTNKVLKTVIIDDSGMQTKVISKLVNSHSNLSLEATYENGMVARKGIKGNTVDLILLDIEMPVISGFDFLDAMEKRPQVIIISGKTDYALRAFDYDVTDYLHKPISIDRFNTAIQRALVNHANMESEQGAQDYIFVNSNLQKRKVIIGQIKWIEALGDYVKLVTDDGSILVLSTMKAFIERLPTEKFVRIHKSYTINIERIDRFNSTSVEVDGQRIPLSRLKKESLERALSEM, encoded by the coding sequence ATGACGAATAAAGTTCTGAAAACGGTAATTATCGATGATTCGGGTATGCAAACCAAAGTCATATCCAAATTAGTGAATAGCCACTCCAATCTCTCCCTTGAAGCTACTTATGAAAATGGAATGGTTGCCCGTAAGGGCATAAAGGGAAATACAGTAGATCTCATCCTCCTCGATATTGAAATGCCGGTTATTAGTGGCTTCGATTTTCTAGATGCCATGGAAAAACGGCCGCAAGTCATCATAATCTCCGGGAAAACCGATTACGCTTTAAGAGCCTTCGATTATGACGTTACCGATTACCTTCACAAACCTATTAGTATCGATCGATTCAATACGGCCATTCAACGGGCGCTCGTCAATCATGCGAATATGGAATCGGAACAAGGTGCACAAGACTATATTTTCGTAAACAGTAACTTACAAAAAAGAAAAGTTATCATTGGTCAAATCAAATGGATTGAGGCCCTGGGCGATTATGTGAAATTGGTCACGGACGATGGTTCTATACTCGTATTGTCTACCATGAAAGCTTTTATCGAGCGTTTACCCACCGAAAAATTTGTGCGTATTCACAAATCGTATACCATTAACATAGAACGTATCGATCGTTTCAACAGCACTAGTGTTGAAGTCGATGGTCAGCGAATTCCCTTAAGCCGTCTTAAAAAAGAAAGCTTGGAGAGGGCCCTTTCCGAAATGTAA
- a CDS encoding dipeptide epimerase, translating into MQLTLKKYVLHLKHTFSISRESHDFQDSLIVCLSLDGCTGYGEATANPYYNISVESMIREIEDIRNELETYDFSTPEAWHGFLTQKGLTNFAICALDLAAHDLYGKLKGKPLHQIWGTSLNHYPTTNYTIGIAPIEKMIAKMQETPWPIYKIKLGTADDLAIVRALREHTDAVFRIDANCAWTVEETIHNAPLLKELGVEFLEQPLHADNWEGMEKVIHHSVLPIIADESCIVESDVEKCGLHFSGINIKLTKCGGLTPALRMIKKAKRLGLKVMVGCMTESTVGISAIAQLLPQLDYVDMDGAMLLKEDIAEGVRLTAKAETVFPNIGGSGIVLN; encoded by the coding sequence ATGCAGCTCACCCTTAAAAAGTATGTACTTCATCTCAAACACACTTTTAGTATATCTCGCGAATCGCACGATTTTCAAGATAGCCTGATCGTTTGTCTTTCTTTGGATGGATGTACGGGTTATGGTGAAGCTACCGCCAACCCCTATTACAATATATCGGTCGAGAGCATGATACGCGAAATCGAGGACATTCGTAATGAGCTGGAAACGTATGATTTTAGCACCCCGGAAGCATGGCACGGGTTCTTGACCCAAAAAGGACTGACCAACTTCGCCATTTGCGCCTTGGATTTGGCTGCCCATGACCTATATGGAAAGCTTAAAGGAAAGCCATTACATCAAATCTGGGGCACTAGCTTAAATCATTATCCTACGACGAATTATACGATAGGCATTGCGCCCATAGAAAAAATGATCGCCAAAATGCAAGAGACGCCATGGCCCATCTATAAGATAAAATTAGGCACTGCCGACGATTTGGCTATTGTGAGAGCCCTACGAGAACATACCGATGCCGTTTTTCGTATTGATGCGAATTGCGCATGGACCGTGGAAGAAACCATACACAATGCACCGCTCCTGAAGGAACTGGGCGTGGAGTTTTTGGAACAACCCCTGCACGCCGACAATTGGGAAGGTATGGAAAAAGTGATACACCATAGTGTACTGCCGATAATCGCCGATGAAAGCTGTATCGTTGAAAGCGATGTGGAAAAGTGTGGGCTTCATTTTAGTGGTATTAACATCAAATTGACCAAATGCGGCGGCCTCACCCCTGCCCTGCGAATGATCAAAAAGGCAAAGCGATTGGGGTTAAAAGTTATGGTAGGCTGTATGACCGAATCTACGGTAGGTATTTCGGCCATCGCACAACTGCTTCCCCAGCTCGATTATGTAGATATGGATGGGGCCATGTTATTGAAGGAGGATATTGCGGAAGGGGTGCGACTTACCGCGAAGGCAGAAACAGTTTTTCCCAATATCGGGGGCAGCGGTATAGTACTGAATTAA
- a CDS encoding nuclear transport factor 2 family protein codes for MKLFKYIFCFGVSLAVLNTVSGQVAENSNLYQTLKTQDSILFDAAFDSCAPEVLETIFTEDFEFYHDKGGLTSGRDNFLAPMRENCANWDKNAPQPSKRILFPNSLKVYPLYKDGELYGAIQHGIHRFESLDENGNYQKGDEAQFTHVWIKDAAGWKIKRELSYDHQYKPN; via the coding sequence ATGAAGCTTTTTAAATATATCTTCTGTTTTGGCGTCTCGCTAGCGGTATTGAATACCGTATCTGGCCAAGTTGCCGAAAATTCAAATCTCTATCAGACCTTGAAGACACAGGATAGCATTTTATTCGATGCCGCTTTCGATAGCTGTGCGCCGGAGGTTCTTGAAACTATTTTCACGGAGGATTTTGAATTTTATCACGATAAGGGAGGACTGACTTCGGGAAGAGACAACTTTTTAGCCCCGATGAGAGAGAACTGTGCCAATTGGGACAAAAATGCACCGCAGCCTTCAAAAAGAATATTATTTCCGAATAGTTTAAAAGTATATCCGCTTTATAAAGATGGGGAGCTCTATGGCGCCATACAGCATGGCATTCACCGGTTCGAATCTCTAGATGAAAACGGAAATTACCAAAAAGGCGACGAAGCACAATTCACCCATGTTTGGATTAAAGACGCCGCCGGTTGGAAAATAAAACGTGAATTGAGTTACGACCATCAATACAAACCAAATTAG
- a CDS encoding head GIN domain-containing protein — MTTLVKILILFLMTLFLSSCGFDIQIGDFGTGERGNGEVVTENRNPDQEFTKISAQEGIMVYVTQAKDYAIKVEADENIIDLIGTDIKDGRLKIHAIENIGRATKKVYVSLPNITSLKSSSGAHLNSENKIKTNELIVDGSSGANINLSIDTDEVEIDASSGANLKLEGRADETNIDASSGGNINAKNLETEYCDADASSGGNLSIHVNKNLKADASSGGNISYMGDPTVEKNKSVSGSVHKY, encoded by the coding sequence ATGACAACACTCGTAAAAATTCTGATTCTCTTCTTAATGACCTTATTCCTATCATCCTGTGGTTTCGATATCCAAATCGGTGACTTCGGCACAGGCGAAAGAGGCAATGGCGAAGTCGTAACCGAAAACCGTAATCCTGACCAGGAATTTACCAAGATATCGGCTCAGGAAGGGATTATGGTCTATGTAACCCAAGCCAAGGATTACGCCATTAAAGTAGAGGCCGATGAAAACATTATCGACCTTATCGGTACCGACATAAAAGATGGAAGGTTAAAAATACATGCCATCGAAAACATTGGTCGGGCCACTAAAAAGGTCTATGTATCCTTGCCCAATATCACCTCCTTAAAAAGCTCGAGTGGGGCGCACCTCAACTCTGAAAACAAAATCAAGACTAATGAACTTATCGTAGACGGGAGCAGCGGCGCGAATATAAACCTTAGCATCGATACCGATGAGGTAGAAATCGATGCCAGCAGCGGTGCAAACCTAAAGCTGGAGGGTCGGGCCGATGAAACCAACATAGACGCCAGCAGCGGCGGTAACATCAATGCCAAGAATTTGGAAACCGAATACTGCGATGCCGACGCCAGTAGTGGTGGCAACCTTAGTATTCATGTAAACAAAAACCTGAAGGCAGATGCCAGTAGCGGTGGAAACATCTCTTATATGGGAGACCCTACCGTCGAAAAAAACAAGTCCGTTTCCGGAAGTGTTCACAAATACTAG
- a CDS encoding riboflavin synthase subunit beta has protein sequence MLDKITKLKRNRTFDYSPRYYKNDTGGSPFKLEHKFDKFRTTVDAPRGLKNKLGNAMADARRKGDRNLKIRFLIILGILLFIFLFIIDFDLSIFLPQ, from the coding sequence ATGTTGGATAAAATCACAAAATTAAAACGGAATCGAACCTTTGATTATTCCCCTCGTTATTATAAGAATGATACCGGTGGAAGTCCGTTCAAATTAGAGCATAAATTCGACAAATTTCGAACTACGGTCGATGCCCCGCGCGGACTCAAAAATAAGTTGGGGAATGCGATGGCCGACGCCAGGCGTAAAGGCGATCGCAATCTGAAAATCCGTTTTTTGATTATTTTAGGAATCCTTCTATTTATTTTCCTGTTCATTATTGATTTTGACCTTTCTATATTCCTTCCTCAATAA
- a CDS encoding aminotransferase class I/II-fold pyridoxal phosphate-dependent enzyme produces the protein MNYEIDHFPGRQLALNGKAYLYFGGTAYLSLQTDKAFQALYISNVKKYGTNYGASRKSNIQLGIFGKAELHLANVAGSEACITLSSGYLAGQFLAKQFSAQQYACFYAPNTHSSLFSQRRTCFENYTALNTSIRKKLAGDDSSVPVVFLDAIVFTGDHYPHFEGLRQLPLDQIILVVDDSHGVGIVGQNGGGVFSQVSRLQPKELIVCASLGKGFGLQAGAIFGDKNRISSFAETDFFGGASPATPAAMATLIQASSIYREKRVLLQRNIALFRSEVKNISLFSSMEKHPAFSFSDARLTNYLAENHILITHFPYPNEENSVTSRIIISAGHTQGDILTLVKLINQYHSK, from the coding sequence ATGAATTACGAAATTGATCATTTTCCGGGTAGGCAATTAGCCCTAAATGGGAAAGCATATCTTTATTTCGGGGGTACTGCATATTTAAGCCTTCAAACCGATAAGGCTTTTCAAGCGCTGTACATTTCCAATGTAAAAAAATACGGCACCAATTATGGTGCTTCCCGCAAATCGAACATTCAATTGGGCATTTTTGGAAAAGCGGAATTGCATTTGGCCAATGTGGCGGGGAGCGAGGCTTGTATTACCCTATCGTCAGGGTATTTGGCGGGACAGTTCTTGGCGAAACAATTTAGCGCGCAACAGTATGCTTGTTTTTATGCTCCTAACACACATTCGTCCCTATTTTCACAAAGGCGCACTTGTTTTGAAAACTACACCGCCTTGAATACCAGTATTCGGAAAAAACTTGCCGGAGACGATTCAAGTGTTCCCGTAGTCTTTTTGGATGCCATTGTCTTTACCGGCGATCATTATCCTCATTTTGAGGGTCTTCGGCAATTGCCTCTGGACCAAATCATTTTAGTAGTCGACGACTCCCATGGTGTTGGTATCGTTGGTCAAAATGGAGGTGGTGTTTTTAGTCAGGTGTCCCGATTACAACCTAAAGAACTAATAGTATGCGCTTCCTTGGGAAAGGGTTTTGGCCTCCAGGCGGGCGCTATTTTTGGGGACAAGAACCGTATATCTTCCTTTGCCGAAACCGACTTCTTCGGAGGTGCAAGTCCGGCCACACCAGCCGCGATGGCCACCCTGATACAAGCTTCTTCTATATACCGGGAAAAGAGAGTACTTCTTCAAAGGAATATCGCGCTATTTCGTAGCGAAGTGAAGAATATTTCGCTTTTTTCATCTATGGAAAAACATCCAGCCTTTAGCTTTTCCGATGCTCGACTAACCAATTATCTGGCGGAGAATCATATACTAATAACACACTTTCCCTATCCCAACGAGGAGAACTCTGTCACCAGTCGGATCATTATCAGTGCCGGGCATACCCAAGGTGATATTTTGACATTAGTCAAATTGATTAATCAATATCACTCCAAATAA
- a CDS encoding DUF4442 domain-containing protein has product MVVSTGSVNAFMFFKLPSAWWCGVRLKYMDDTKAIASVRHRWANQNPFKSMFWAVQGMAAELATGAMVTSQIRATGKRISMLVQNNTANFSKKATGRITFTCEDGHLIKDALEKTIATGEGQTIWMKSVGVNKDGVVVSTFNFEWTVRLKK; this is encoded by the coding sequence ATGGTAGTATCTACGGGCAGTGTCAATGCTTTTATGTTCTTTAAATTACCCTCGGCGTGGTGGTGCGGCGTACGCTTAAAATATATGGACGACACGAAGGCAATTGCCTCCGTACGGCACAGATGGGCGAATCAGAATCCGTTCAAATCAATGTTTTGGGCGGTACAAGGTATGGCTGCCGAGTTGGCCACGGGGGCAATGGTGACATCCCAAATACGGGCAACTGGTAAGCGGATATCGATGTTGGTACAAAACAATACGGCCAATTTTTCAAAGAAAGCCACAGGTCGTATTACGTTTACCTGCGAGGATGGTCATTTAATAAAAGACGCCCTTGAAAAGACCATTGCCACTGGCGAAGGGCAGACCATTTGGATGAAGTCTGTCGGTGTGAACAAAGATGGGGTAGTGGTCTCCACTTTTAATTTTGAGTGGACGGTGCGTCTGAAGAAATGA
- a CDS encoding PspC domain-containing protein, which translates to MNKTVNINLANILFHIDENAFNKMRRYLESVRRSFANTPGSDEILADIEARIAELFGEKLQDPRQVITSKEVDEVITIMGQPEDYMVDEDIFEDEPPFKSEAKRKRVKKLYRDTEMKYVAGVSSGLAHYVGIDPLWVRLLWILLTIGSGGGFILLYGLLWILIPEATTTSEKLDMRGEDINISNIERKVKEGFEDVANRVKGVDYDEVGNKVKNSGKTFFDTLGNIVMFFFKIIGKFIGIILVITGAATIIGLLIGLITVIIAGSAHIPGVDFYHVIDSSNMPVWLVSLLGFFAIAIPFFFLLYLGLKILVTNLKSIGNIAKFSLLGLWLISVIMLIVFGVRQAAAHSYESSVTDKYELAVEDSSIPVNIAMVSSTTNNRGNIHMGDMMLTHDENGNEVLVSKDIRLSIKRSKDSIFHLEVRKQADGSSFNNAMETAKRIDYGYTIDGNQILLNDYLTTEKENRFQDQEARVTLFIPEGVVLNYDNGDFRCWKVGAANDRDIDDCNIEDYTWMMGADGELKCQECPERRIDEEDDDERNKIRINEEGIDININDQDGESFKMKIDEDGVRIKAQDNDEERVDINIDADGNSIKIKAKDGDSSMTKSITKD; encoded by the coding sequence ATGAACAAGACAGTAAATATAAATCTCGCAAATATACTTTTTCATATCGATGAAAATGCGTTCAACAAAATGCGACGCTATCTGGAATCCGTTAGGCGTTCGTTTGCGAATACCCCGGGCAGTGACGAAATCCTTGCCGATATCGAGGCGCGTATCGCCGAGCTTTTCGGAGAAAAACTTCAGGATCCTCGACAGGTAATCACCAGTAAAGAGGTCGACGAAGTCATCACCATTATGGGACAGCCAGAAGACTACATGGTAGATGAGGATATTTTCGAAGACGAACCCCCGTTTAAAAGCGAAGCAAAACGTAAAAGGGTTAAGAAACTATACCGCGATACTGAAATGAAATACGTCGCTGGCGTGTCCTCGGGTCTCGCACATTACGTAGGAATTGATCCCCTATGGGTACGTTTACTCTGGATTCTGCTTACCATCGGTTCAGGCGGTGGCTTTATCCTGTTATACGGTTTGTTGTGGATTTTGATTCCGGAAGCGACGACAACTTCCGAAAAGCTCGACATGCGGGGGGAGGATATCAACATCAGCAATATAGAACGTAAGGTCAAGGAAGGCTTTGAGGATGTTGCCAACAGAGTAAAAGGAGTAGATTATGACGAGGTAGGAAACAAGGTGAAAAACAGTGGTAAAACGTTTTTTGATACCCTCGGGAATATCGTCATGTTCTTTTTTAAAATCATTGGCAAGTTTATCGGAATCATTTTGGTAATTACGGGTGCCGCGACCATAATTGGTCTCCTTATTGGCCTGATTACAGTCATCATCGCAGGTTCTGCCCATATTCCCGGCGTAGACTTTTACCATGTGATCGATTCGAGCAATATGCCGGTATGGCTAGTTTCCTTGCTGGGCTTCTTTGCCATTGCGATTCCGTTCTTTTTTCTGTTATACCTAGGATTAAAAATCTTGGTGACCAATTTGAAGTCCATAGGAAATATAGCGAAGTTCTCTTTGTTGGGACTATGGTTGATTTCGGTTATCATGCTCATCGTATTCGGCGTACGACAGGCAGCGGCACATTCGTACGAAAGCAGCGTTACCGACAAGTATGAACTGGCAGTTGAAGACAGCAGCATTCCAGTAAATATCGCCATGGTTTCGTCTACGACCAACAACAGGGGTAACATTCATATGGGCGATATGATGCTTACCCATGATGAAAATGGTAATGAGGTTTTGGTCTCTAAGGACATACGCCTATCGATTAAAAGGTCAAAAGATTCGATATTTCATTTGGAAGTTCGAAAACAAGCCGATGGCTCTTCTTTCAATAATGCCATGGAAACAGCGAAACGCATCGATTATGGCTATACCATAGACGGAAATCAAATTTTGTTGAACGATTATCTGACGACAGAAAAGGAAAACCGGTTTCAAGACCAAGAAGCGCGAGTTACGCTTTTTATTCCGGAAGGAGTCGTCCTAAACTATGATAATGGCGATTTCCGCTGTTGGAAGGTAGGTGCTGCCAACGATAGGGATATCGACGACTGCAACATTGAGGACTATACTTGGATGATGGGTGCGGATGGCGAACTGAAATGCCAAGAATGTCCTGAAAGAAGAATTGATGAAGAGGATGACGACGAGCGAAATAAAATTCGAATCAACGAAGAAGGAATCGATATCAACATCAATGACCAGGACGGCGAGTCGTTTAAGATGAAAATCGATGAAGACGGTGTTCGCATTAAAGCCCAGGACAATGACGAGGAGCGTGTTGACATTAATATCGATGCGGACGGGAATTCTATTAAAATCAAGGCCAAAGATGGTGATAGTTCAATGACAAAGAGCATCACCAAAGATTAG
- the trxB gene encoding thioredoxin-disulfide reductase: MSEKIERIKTLIIGSGPAGYTAAIYAARADLKPIVYTGMEPGGQLTTTTEVDNFPGYPDGIDGPTMMVQLQQQAERFGTEVRIGMVTAVELSKEVGGIHRATIDDNKTVEAETVIISTGATAKYLNIPSEQKLRGGGVSACAVCDGFFYKGQDVAIVGAGDTAAEEASYLANICNKVTMLVRKDYMRASKAMQHRVNNMKNIEVLYNTEVDEVLGDQVVEGLRMKNNQTGATKDIEITGLFIAIGHKPNTDIFKGQLDMDETGYLITKGKTTKTNLPGVFACGDSQDKEYRQAVTAAGTGCMAALDAERYLATIETPEEVA, from the coding sequence ATGTCAGAAAAAATAGAGCGAATTAAAACGTTGATTATTGGCTCCGGGCCTGCGGGCTATACAGCGGCCATATACGCAGCAAGAGCGGATTTAAAACCAATCGTGTACACCGGAATGGAACCAGGTGGCCAATTGACCACAACTACCGAAGTAGATAACTTTCCCGGTTATCCCGATGGTATCGACGGCCCGACTATGATGGTGCAATTGCAACAACAGGCCGAGCGTTTCGGGACCGAGGTACGTATCGGAATGGTTACTGCCGTTGAGCTGAGCAAGGAGGTCGGTGGAATACATCGTGCCACTATAGATGACAACAAAACCGTAGAGGCCGAAACGGTCATCATTTCTACGGGCGCAACGGCCAAATATCTGAATATCCCAAGCGAACAGAAACTACGTGGCGGAGGTGTATCCGCTTGTGCGGTTTGCGATGGTTTCTTCTACAAAGGTCAGGATGTGGCGATCGTTGGGGCAGGGGATACGGCGGCGGAAGAGGCATCCTATTTGGCCAATATCTGTAACAAGGTGACGATGTTGGTTCGTAAGGATTATATGCGGGCATCGAAGGCCATGCAACATCGTGTAAACAATATGAAGAATATCGAGGTGCTTTACAACACTGAGGTCGATGAAGTTTTAGGAGATCAGGTGGTGGAAGGCCTGCGCATGAAAAACAACCAGACAGGTGCCACAAAGGATATTGAAATTACAGGGTTGTTCATTGCAATCGGGCACAAACCAAATACTGATATTTTTAAAGGTCAATTGGATATGGATGAAACCGGGTATCTGATTACCAAGGGTAAAACGACCAAGACCAACCTTCCCGGTGTTTTCGCTTGTGGGGATTCACAGGACAAAGAATACCGACAGGCGGTTACAGCCGCAGGAACAGGGTGTATGGCAGCTTTGGATGCTGAACGTTATCTTGCGACCATAGAAACACCTGAAGAGGTGGCGTAA